GAAACAGGGTAAATCTtgctatattctggtagtttctaTGTGCAGCTGCAACATCTTATTTATATCCTTATGGGttcgcaaaattttatttttctcatatcggactcaaatatttttttaatgtcctcCCGATTGACACCTGCATGACACTCGTCATTCTGGTATAAGTAGGACAGATTTGTTGTCACtctattaggtgggccaacgttgctctcacagtaaggacagatagtacagagaatgaaggaacatccatgccttgtccgggattcaaACCTAGGTCCTATCTGATGCGAGGTCAGCTCCCTGACCACTAGACAGTCCGGTCGTCGTTTAAGTATTCAACAGGGTAGTTACGTGTGTTCTAGCAGCTTGCTTGTCCTATAACAGATTCGCTAGTACACTTTACCTTTTCGGTAACGGGTTCATTACAGCACTTTGCTTTTCCGTATTGGGTTTACTTAAACACTTTACATTTACCGTAACGTGCTAactataatatttcataatctcTATAGTTAAGCCTGTCAGGTCTAAAAAGTCACGGTTTCCTAAGGGTCAACCATGATCTCTTGTCTCTGGGTTTACTTTTCGTTTTGTTACACCACTAAAAACTGACAATGACTCTCAAAGctctaaaatttactttttatgtgtaaaaataatttcctttgtcaaattttgattgttctagtttttaaaaacatggatatttaagttttatagaaaaacttttgaacGTTAAGCAATACCAAGTATCTGAAAATTTTGTAGCGTTAGGTGTTTGTGGGACTACATCTAATCACTTTTAATCTTTAGAAAGTGATTAGTCAAGATGCAATCATTGTAGTTTTTAGGATTGCAACTGAAATGCAATTGTAGCTACCAGTAACgggaaataattgtttttccttcAAGATAGCGTTAATGATCATACGGAAGTGACCAAAGAGATGAGAAACATAATCGGTTGAGAAATTTTGCAATATGCTTTGTATTTCTCGAATATCACTTTAACAGATTAGTGTATGTGTTTAGTCAGGAAAAATCATTTGTATGAGAAATAACTCCTaagttaaaactgaattaaaagttttaacttagGCTCTCGAGAtaagaatttctgaaaattcttaTCTCTAGAACTAACGAGTTGTTCtagaaataagaatatttagaaaTGTAATTTGTAACTCTTTGAGAacacatttgtttttataaccggcgttaaACAGCTTACTCAATTCTGTGTTTACgtttatcaatgttcaactccgtagcattttaattttgaaatcaaccCTGAAGAGAAGGGAAATCCTGAATCAAGAATTTGATATACTGGGTTTCGTGGAGGACTTGTTGATGGACATAACTCACATTTGAGTTACTTGTTtaggaaaaccactaaaaccttccatggttagcaCGACGGCAAGGAGATTATAGTTTATTCTTATCTCGCCCCGCCCTATTTTAGGGCATACGAGAGTTGATACATACacaaatcatacattaaaaatacgtAAATCTCTAAAAGTTACATCAACAGTGAatataaaaatcagaatatctaaaataatgttcaatacaattctataaaacaagttaaaaccaaataaaataataaagtagtaaaaaggttaaaaaaaaaataaaaaaaaataaaaaaaaaaataaaaaaacaacacaaaatCACCCGAAAACctataaatgttaaaactttgcAGGAACATGCAAAACAGTGATAAAATATAGAAGTTAAAATTCGATAAAGAGGTTAAAAGGCAGAACAAGTTAAGAATCAAAACAATCAgttaaaagttgataaaaacaatgcttgttaaattaaaaatttataaaaacaatacaagttAAAACGTagagaagtttaaaatgaaattagatagATACACAAGACACCAGCAATAGTGTTCGCAGGCTCCGAGCATAGTTAAATGTGGTTCAGCGTGTCCTCCAATGTTAcctttataatttgtttaactatGTTTCTACAGACCAACTTAGCAAAGCATTGGTGCAAATTTTGTCCTGCAAAATGGTTTCCACGGAGTGTCTGGAAGTGTGGGCAGTTCAAGATCAAGTGTTCGATTGTCTGATTGTCCCCACAGTAGGTACAATTTgggtttttattgaaaagtctATTTTGGTATTCTCCAAACACCCCGTGTCCAGTAAGTAATTGGTTTAGGTAAAAGTTGGCCTGTAGTCGTTTGGTGGAagggtctttaaaaaaaatataggtttgTCGACCTCTCTCGGAGCTCTGCCATTCTGTTTTCCATCTATTTAGGTTGTTGGACTTGATGATTGTTTTGATCTGGGCCTTGGAACTTGGGACCTCTAAATTGATTTGGCTGAGACTGACGGCTTCCTTGGCTGCCTGATCCGCCTCCTCGTTGCCTAGGATGCCAATGTGCGCCCTGACCCAGTTACATGTGATGTTTGGTCTCCATAGTTGTTTAGTATTTTCTGTCTCTTTGTTATTTGGAGTTGGGTCACTTAGGGCTTGCAACGATGAGAGCGAATCAGTGAAAAGAGTGGCGTCCGGGTAGTCATTTTTAGCCAGCCAATCAAATGCACTTTTAATTGCCATCAGCTCAGCCATAAAAATACTGCAATTGTTGGAGAGTCTAATGGAGTCCGCTTTAATGATTATCCCATTTCTCTTGATGATAATTCCAAAACCGGTCTTGTGCTTTATCCTACTTCCATTATCGGTCTCTTCGGCGAACTCTACTCTTGAACCATCCGTGAAAATTTCCAACCCCTCATTAGTGGGGAGTGACCTACCCCAAGGCACCGAAGCAAACTTTGAGGGGTGTTGCCTTACTGGTCGTTGTTCCAGTGCAATCGAGTCCAGAGAGTGGCCCAAAACTATTTCCAAGTCAGTCAACCCCCAGCCCCAGGTCAATCTTTTTGTGCTGATATCTTCAAGAATCTTTAAGTGAATAGGTATCACTCCCGCCAGTATCTGGAGGGCCTCCGTACTTGTAGTAGAGTAGGCTTTTGTAGTAGAGTAGGAGATTATAATCCATGATACGTCTGACACTGCGAATAATTTACGCTACCACTGTGAAGCAGGAATAGAATCGCTACCGCTTAGATTCGAACCTGGTATACCTCATTGGCCAGCCTGAGCTACTCCGGCTCCTAATTAAGAACTTGTAAATAAAGCTGATGGAGgttattttgtggaaaaaattgGCTTTGCTCGAAATTgctgagttaatttttttcagtaaaaagaaaccactaattttttgaatgcaagaattttcaattttaaaatttaaaaagcttttttctatCATGACAACTGACTATACCAAGAACTTACTAACATTCGGAacacatttatgaaattttttattaccatgATTTAATTCGATTTTAGTGTATTCAAATCTTGCAATCAAACATTTGATCCATTTACAACTAGACAGAGTGCTCAAATTTCAACTAGAGctatatattattgtaaatttcttGTTGTTTGACTGAACAAGTAGAagtcaatttcattttaaagctaaGTAGAATTTATCGCTCTTAGAAATTCTGACTTTTTTCGATTAGTTCGATTGtcaggctgagtcaaccttgcccggcccgaggatcgaaccagggacatGGGGCATGAagctaatgaagtttttaatcggGTAATACCTTATTGCTTCATTATTTACTTAACACTTCACTATTTTCTTACTTCGGATTATTTACTTAAACTAATCAATTACTCaattaaaactgcaaaatatgtgattttccaaaataaaaatcttttaatctaaataaaataattctcaaaaaattatagttctaaaataaaagtcatatttttaaactgctatTAAACTTCTGAATAATGTgtctgacaaaatattttttttcggtaaaatattttgtatatctttctttataaatattttaatgggcatatttataactgtttcgataatggtttttaaacatttggttAATAGgatcgaaaattttaatttattctcattAAATCCATTAATGTTGTTAATAATGTAAAAGTGCGCTCCTTGAAGAAAAGTTTTGGATTTAATTAGatgcaatcatttttataacttacgccattaaacttcttttaatgGCGTCTCGCACAGTTGCTACGAAATCAGTTTAAATGAGTTTTACATTAAATGGGTCGTTTAAATTACCGAGTTAATTTAATCAACTCATTCTGacgatattatttaaagaatttcgaGGTTTCACGactgctttaataaaaataaaaataaaaattaatttgaataattctgctaaaacattgtttttgaagcatgttttatgcatattttccaTTCCGTTATAAATTATTCGCCTTCGTGGTAATGGAATAGttctaattagttttaaagtaacttacggaatgataaaaattaaaacgttattttcatt
This window of the Parasteatoda tepidariorum isolate YZ-2023 chromosome 4, CAS_Ptep_4.0, whole genome shotgun sequence genome carries:
- the LOC139425461 gene encoding uncharacterized protein → MELSDVSWIIISYSTTKAYSTTSTEALQILAGVIPIHLKILEDISTKRLTWGWGLTDLEIVLGHSLDSIALEQRPVRQHPSKFASVPWGRSLPTNEGLEIFTDGSRVEFAEETDNGSRIKHKTGFGIIIKRNGIIIKADSIRLSNNCSIFMAELMAIKSAFDWLAKNDYPDATLFTDSLSSLQALSDPTPNNKETENTKQLWRPNITCNWVRAHIGILGNEEADQAAKEAVSLSQINLEVPSSKAQIKTIIKSNNLNRWKTEWQSSERGRQTYIFFKDPSTKRLQANFYLNQLLTGHGVFGEYQNRLFNKNPNCTYCGDNQTIEHLILNCPHFQTLRGNHFAGQNLHQCFAKLVCRNIVKQIIKVTLEDTLNHI